The following is a genomic window from Moorella sp. Hama-1.
TCGCGCTTTCGATGATGTCGGGCATGGCCGCATCCATGGCCGCCTGGACCTTGTCCGGGATGCGGAAAAGATCCTTGAGGAAGGCGCTAAGCGAACGACCACCGCAGAACATCTCATATGGGATAGTAAATATCACCGAGGAAAAAGGTACGATCCCTAGCTCCTCAGCGGCCCTCACCGCCCGGGGCCAGTACTGCAGATACGGTTGAAGCTTGGATGGCAAATCATCAAGCCTGTCCTTATAGTAGTCGTTGCGGTGCCCCGTGCCCCTTGAACATTAAGAGAGCCCCCGGATCACGGGGGCTGTGTGTTCACTTCCCACATAATTTTTTCATCACTCATCGCCCAGGCTCGAACGGCGCCTATTCGTCCCGGGACGTTGCTTCTATATACTAAATGTATCTACCCGGATATGGCTAAGACCGACGCCTTGGAGGCTTGGGTTATCGCTCCAACACCCCTTCCTGAGGGGTTACCGGTCAAGTAAAAAACCCGGGTTGGTTAACCCGGGCTGGCGTAATGGCGCGCTTTAACTTTTAGTAAGTGTGGGCCGAACCGGTTTCGTTTAGAGGCGCGGCCTGGCTAGTTACCCCTTCCCGCTTTTTACCGAAGAGGAGCTGGATCCAGACCCTTACCGAGTCGGCAATGATAGCAATGACCATCAGCAACATCACGATGGAGATCACTGCCAGCAGGTAGTTATGGGTCGGGAGATAGTTGATAAAGATGTTTTCATAACCGGCGGCTATGGTAGTCACCGTTAAAAAGACCATGGGAATAAAGGTGGTCCAGGCATAACGGGCTTTGCCCATCCGGATGAGCATGGTGGTGCCGATAGCCAAGGCCATACTCCCCAGCAGCTGGTTATTGACCCCGAAGAGGGGCCAGATGGTGGAGATGGAGCCGCCGTAGAGGAGATAACCCCAGGCCAGGGTGAAGATACCGCTAGTGATGATGATACCCGGCCACCAGTTGTGATCCTTCAAGGGCTTGTAAACTACGCCGCCGATCTCCTGGAGCAGGTAACGGCCGACCCTGGTACCGGCGTCAATCAATGTCAGGATGAACAGGGCTTCAAACATAATGGCGAAGTGGTACCAGTAGCCCATCAGGTGCTTTAAGCCGCCGATGCTGGAGAAGATGTGAGCCATGCCTGCCGCCAGGGAAACGGCCCCGCCCGGCCTGCCGGCCAGGTCCTCACCCACCAGGGCGGAAAGCACAGGGAGGTCCTGGAGGTGCATACCCAGTTTGGCAAATACTTCAGGAGCGCTGTTAATGGCGAAGTAATCGGCCGGGGCCAGGACGGTAGCGGCAATCAGAGCCATGAGGGCTACAAACCCCTCCACCAGCATGGCCCCGTAACCGATGGGCAGGATATCGGCCTCACTGGTAACCATCTTGGGTGTGGTACCGCTGGAGACCATGGCGTGGAAACCGGAGAGGGCGCCACAGGCAATGGTGATAAACATAAAGGGCCAGACCTTGCCGGGGATTACCGGGCCGCCGCCGGCGGCAAACCTGGTCACCGACGGCATCTGCAGGACGGGGTTGACGATAATCACCCCGGCGGCCAGCAAGAGAATGGTCCCGATCTTCATATAAGTGCTCAGGTAGTCCCGGGGTACCAGCAGGAGCCAGACCGGCAACACCGCCGCCAGGAAACCATAGGCGGCAATCATCAGGGAAAGCTGCTGCTTATTAAAGGTCAGGAGCGATGCCAGGGCCGAATGCTGGATCACCGGTCCCAGGACTACGCCGGCAACAATTAGCGCCACGCCGATAACGGTAGCCTCACCGATACGGCCGGGACGGAGCCATTTGAGGTAAGCACCGATAAAAATGGCGATGGGAATGGTCACGCCCACGGTAAAGGTGCCCCAGGGGCTCTGGAACAGGGCGTTAACTACCGAGACACTGGCACCGGCCAGGACGACGATTAAGAGAAAAAGGAGGGCTATCGAGGCCATCCAGTAGGAAAAGGTACCCACTTCCCGATGGGCGATCTCCGCCAGGGATTGGCCGTCGTTCCTGACGGAAGCGAAAAGAATGACCATATCATGGACGGCGCCGGCGACGACGGCACCAATCAGGATCCACAGGAAGCCAGGCAGGTAACCGAACTGGGCCGCCAGTACCGGGCCGATTAAAGGGCCAGCGCCGGCGATAGCCGCAAAGTGGTGGCCGAAGACCAGCCAGCGGTTAGTCGGCACATAGTCCCGGCCGTCGTTATGGGCCAGGGCCGGGGTCCGGCGTCCCGGGTCCAGGGCCAGTACTTTCGCGGCCATGAAGGCGCCGTAGTAGCGGTAAGCCAGGACAAACACCAGGGCAGTTACAATCACC
Proteins encoded in this region:
- a CDS encoding carbon starvation CstA family protein codes for the protein MKALPLVIVTALVFVLAYRYYGAFMAAKVLALDPGRRTPALAHNDGRDYVPTNRWLVFGHHFAAIAGAGPLIGPVLAAQFGYLPGFLWILIGAVVAGAVHDMVILFASVRNDGQSLAEIAHREVGTFSYWMASIALLFLLIVVLAGASVSVVNALFQSPWGTFTVGVTIPIAIFIGAYLKWLRPGRIGEATVIGVALIVAGVVLGPVIQHSALASLLTFNKQQLSLMIAAYGFLAAVLPVWLLLVPRDYLSTYMKIGTILLLAAGVIIVNPVLQMPSVTRFAAGGGPVIPGKVWPFMFITIACGALSGFHAMVSSGTTPKMVTSEADILPIGYGAMLVEGFVALMALIAATVLAPADYFAINSAPEVFAKLGMHLQDLPVLSALVGEDLAGRPGGAVSLAAGMAHIFSSIGGLKHLMGYWYHFAIMFEALFILTLIDAGTRVGRYLLQEIGGVVYKPLKDHNWWPGIIITSGIFTLAWGYLLYGGSISTIWPLFGVNNQLLGSMALAIGTTMLIRMGKARYAWTTFIPMVFLTVTTIAAGYENIFINYLPTHNYLLAVISIVMLLMVIAIIADSVRVWIQLLFGKKREGVTSQAAPLNETGSAHTY